A genome region from Erigeron canadensis isolate Cc75 chromosome 3, C_canadensis_v1, whole genome shotgun sequence includes the following:
- the LOC122590538 gene encoding DNA-directed RNA polymerase V subunit 1-like: protein MAANTVEELENKIGIEMKAVRALMLDRFSFVDQKLTVIEELLKKLVDTKNQTGNQPETGNSYYGSQIENGMGERGIVTSKSRDEGSKVIGGHDGVHSHERRVKIKLENSRQGTDDGFHLDDRGREGSPWEGNNPYGWVGLYTSHHDKDNLPWPDFGMRNNFCGSVLAGQQELGVRTKNMSSFGFRYRPKESSAKSKFDNFFIDNRPRTQRGTGQDGLGQKMVKDDETEWVEKQSENETEKGWGSWVNKDVKKGQYNLVKDSLMSDEWRAKDSWADSSGKVPDKMDASGEKEEHTGSWAPWRKKKDDKTDVPEQSSSTADMSGKKDHGSQSKVHNERHGKWLPSGSDRGHVWIKKVEEKTDTKDGWGPWVKKCNNRPHSQMAAKRSNEKGYKVSQKPGSCNENEEVWGPKRKRPNSPVGEPTDASRSNRLFTATWQRFDMFTSDEQEILNDFDPIVHSVQRIMHDNGYNDGDPLSPDDQTYILDNLLNYHPGKAQKMGAGIDYIMVCNHLKFPGSRCFYIVTTDGRKEDFSYRKCLESFLRGKYPDKANAFMRKYFKPKPQLHPAGNRGHG from the exons ATGGCTGCAAATACGGTAGAAGAGTTGGAAAATAAGATAGGAATTGAAATGAAGGCAGTGAGAGCCTTGATGCTAGATCGGTTTTCTTTTGTGGACCAGAAGTTGACAGTCATCGAAGAACTTTTGAAGAAATTAGTTGACACAAAAAACCAAACAGGAAACCAACCAGAGACAGGGAATTCTTACTATGGGAGTCAAATCGAAAATGGCATGGGAGAGAGAGGAATTGTGACCAGTAAAAGCCGAGATGAAGGAAGTAAGGTAATAGGGGGACACGATGGTGTGCATTCACATGAACGTCGGGTCAAGATTAAACTGGAAAATAGCCGACAGGGAACTGATGATGGGTTTCATCTAGATGACCGAGGTAGAGAGGGGTCACCATGGGAGGGTAACAATCCGTATGGGTGGGTTGGTCTATATACAAGTCACCATGACAAAGATAATCTACCCTGGCCTGATTTTGGAATGAGAAACAATTTTTGTGGGTCTGTTTTGGCAGGTCAGCAGGAACTGGGTGTTAGGACGAAAAACATGTCTTCTTTTGGGTTTCGTTATAGACCAAAAGAAAGTTCAGCTAAAAGCAAATTTGATAACTTTTTCATTGATAACAGGCCTAGAACCCAGAGGGGTACGGGACAAGACGGGCTTGGACAGAAGATGGtcaaagatgatgaaactgaatgGGTTGAAAAGCAATCTGAAAATGAGACTGAAAAGGGATGGGGTTCTTGGGTTAATAAGGATGTCAAAAAGGGTCAATATAACCTTGTTAAGGATTCTTTAATGTCTGATGAGTGGCGAGCAAAAGATTCTTGGGCAGATTCATCAGGTAAAGTGCCAGATAAAATGGATGCAAGTGGAGAAAAAGAAGAGCATACCGGCTCCTGGGCCCCTTGGAGGAAGAAAAAGGATGACAAAACTGATGTTCCTGAACAATCTTCTTCAACAGCTGATATGTCCGGTAAAAAGGATCATGGTTCTCAGAGTAAAGTACACAATGAGAGACACGGTAAATGGCTCCCTTCGGGATCTGATAGAGGTCATGTTTGGATAAAGAAAGTGGAAGAAAAAACTGATACAAAAGATGGTTGGGGTCCATGGGTTAAGAAATGCAATAATAGACCTCATTCACAAATGGCCGCTAAAAGATCAAATGAAAAAGGTTATAAAGTGAGTCAGAAACCAGGATCCTGTAACGAGAATGAGGAAGTTTGGGGCCCCAAACGAAAACGGCCTAATAGCCCAGTTGGGGAGCCAACGGATGCTTCAAGATCAAACAGACTGTTTACTGCAACATGGCAACGTTTTGATATGTTCACGTCTGATGAGCAAGAGATTCTCAATGATTTTGATCCGATTGTGCATTCAGTCCAAAGAATCATGCATGACAATGG GTACAATGATGGTGATCCTTTGTCACCTGATGATCAAACTTATATTCTTGATAACCTCCTCAATTACCATCCAGGAAAAGCCCAGAAAATGGGTGCTGGAATCGATTACATCATG GTCTGCAATCATCTGAAGTTCCCAGGAAGTCGGTGTTTTTACATTGTAACTACTGATGGGCGTAAAGAAGACTTTTCATATCGAAAATGTCTGGAAAGTTTTTTAAGGGGAAAGTATCCTGATAAAGCGAATGCATTCATGCGCAAATATTTCAAGCCTAAGCCTCAGCTTCATCCTGCTGGGAATAGGGGTCATGGCTAA